A region of Deltaproteobacteria bacterium DNA encodes the following proteins:
- a CDS encoding MFS transporter — MSDERSRLLTRRALRISVAEGLLHAVMVGACESYLGAFAVELGHRGTALAVLATVPILAGALFQLFTGPLVRWLGTRKRVAVFGAALQAAVVGTFVLIALTRDDRLVSLLAAKVLFWIAGAIVAPVWGAWMASLIRGRRRERYFALRSGAAQVGLLVAFLLAGVSIHARADAADPLRPFVALFVVATIARAFSALALLLQPDPRKVAAPPAASGPRLLEVIRGSQWTTAIYLTFLMTGANIAVPFFTPYMLQTLQLDYARFASIIAISLVVKAVFFPFCHRLASRLGLRAMLGIGGTGVAAVALLWASSPSLAVVALAQVLGGVSWSALEYSSYQLLLRSAPHPVRVEFLSIAGSLVGVGTVAGSLVGGLLLDRLGLDYRDLFILSGLCRVLALAPLFGLPRRLFPGELQHLLWRLVSVRPVGGGVQRPILRDEDREEDE, encoded by the coding sequence ATGTCCGACGAGCGTTCCAGGCTCCTGACCCGCAGGGCGCTCCGCATCTCGGTGGCGGAGGGCCTCCTCCACGCCGTGATGGTGGGCGCCTGCGAGAGCTACCTCGGCGCCTTCGCGGTCGAGCTCGGCCACCGCGGCACCGCGCTGGCGGTGCTGGCCACGGTCCCCATCCTGGCCGGCGCGCTCTTCCAGCTCTTCACCGGGCCGCTGGTGCGCTGGCTGGGGACCCGCAAGCGCGTGGCCGTCTTCGGCGCGGCGTTGCAGGCCGCGGTGGTGGGGACCTTCGTTCTCATCGCCCTCACCCGGGACGACCGCCTGGTCTCCCTGCTCGCGGCGAAGGTCCTCTTCTGGATCGCCGGCGCGATCGTGGCCCCCGTCTGGGGCGCCTGGATGGCGTCGCTGATCCGGGGGCGGCGCCGGGAGCGCTACTTCGCCCTGCGCTCGGGGGCGGCGCAGGTAGGCCTGCTGGTGGCCTTCCTCCTCGCCGGCGTCTCGATCCACGCCCGCGCCGACGCCGCCGACCCGCTCCGGCCCTTCGTCGCGCTCTTCGTGGTGGCCACCATCGCCCGGGCCTTCAGCGCGCTCGCCCTGCTCCTGCAGCCCGACCCTCGCAAGGTCGCTGCCCCGCCCGCGGCGAGCGGACCCAGGCTGCTCGAGGTGATCCGCGGCTCGCAGTGGACGACCGCGATCTACCTCACCTTCCTGATGACCGGCGCGAACATCGCGGTGCCCTTCTTCACGCCCTACATGCTGCAGACCCTGCAGCTCGACTACGCGCGCTTCGCCTCGATCATCGCGATCTCGCTGGTGGTCAAGGCGGTGTTCTTCCCCTTCTGTCATCGTCTCGCCAGCCGGCTCGGCCTGCGGGCCATGCTCGGGATCGGCGGCACCGGAGTCGCCGCCGTCGCCCTGCTCTGGGCGAGCTCACCCTCCCTCGCCGTGGTGGCGCTCGCCCAGGTGCTCGGCGGCGTCTCCTGGTCGGCGCTCGAGTACTCGAGCTACCAGCTGCTGCTCCGGAGCGCCCCGCACCCGGTCCGCGTCGAGTTCCTGTCCATCGCCGGCTCGCTGGTCGGCGTCGGGACGGTGGCCGGTTCGCTGGTGGGCGGCCTGCTCCTCGACCGCCTGGGTCTCGACTACCGGGACCTCTTCATCCTCTCGGGCCTCTGTCGGGTGCTGGCGCTCGCGCCCCTCTTCGGCCTCCCCCGCCGCCTCTTCCCCGGCGAGCTGCAGCACCTGCTCTGGCGCCTCGTCTCGGTCCGGCCGGTGGGGGGCGGCGTGCAGCGGCCGATCCTGCGGGACGAGGATCGAGAGGAAGACGAGTGA
- a CDS encoding BamA/TamA family outer membrane protein: MFVSPAQRRPPGPPIHRAPLAGLALLLLALTLPGPALADQADDERRYLDRQEFSWLPLLGGDSDFGYGAGIMLSLADFRFPYEPYRYRLEAVALALFKLEGGSRLLVPYQDYTFRATFPQLIFDPLRLIVGARYVRNATLLYPGLGNASQPDPALDFDQQRYSLAQPHVFLQLGFALPDPWRLKLGVSYGRDLVRIPSDGAVARDLASSSDWLRAELRGTGHHDALIFDYALGLDTRDNETVASKGYTVDLLFQHAPAIQPRIPLFWLRTNLSGRLFLPLYKDVLVLASRLQLDLLFGDPPFYELARAGNRWAIGSAFGLRGIPGQRYYGRYKAIANLELRTQLFRFEAWNKRWRIGLVAFGDAGRVWADVRSRPEIGTGGDPLHYGVGGGLRLQQGEVFVVRADVAWSPQANPVGFYFTAGHLF; encoded by the coding sequence ATGTTCGTCTCGCCCGCGCAACGCCGGCCCCCTGGCCCTCCGATCCATCGCGCGCCCCTCGCCGGGCTCGCGCTGCTCCTGCTGGCCCTCACCCTCCCCGGCCCGGCCCTCGCCGATCAGGCGGACGACGAGCGGCGCTACCTCGACCGGCAGGAGTTCTCCTGGCTGCCGCTCCTCGGCGGCGACTCGGACTTCGGCTACGGCGCCGGGATCATGCTCTCCCTGGCGGACTTCCGCTTCCCCTACGAGCCCTACCGCTACCGCCTCGAGGCCGTCGCCCTCGCCCTCTTCAAGCTCGAGGGGGGCAGCCGCCTGCTGGTGCCCTACCAGGACTACACCTTCCGGGCGACCTTCCCCCAGCTGATCTTCGATCCCCTGCGGCTGATCGTCGGCGCGCGCTACGTACGCAACGCGACCCTGCTCTACCCCGGGCTGGGCAACGCCTCCCAGCCCGACCCCGCCCTCGACTTCGATCAGCAGCGCTACTCCCTGGCCCAGCCCCACGTCTTCCTCCAGCTCGGCTTCGCCCTGCCGGATCCCTGGCGCCTCAAGCTCGGCGTCAGCTACGGGCGCGATCTCGTGCGCATCCCCTCCGATGGTGCCGTGGCCCGGGACCTGGCCTCCTCCTCGGACTGGCTGCGCGCGGAGCTGCGCGGCACCGGCCACCACGACGCGCTGATCTTCGACTACGCCCTGGGCCTGGACACCCGGGACAACGAGACGGTGGCCAGCAAGGGCTACACCGTGGACCTGCTCTTCCAGCACGCCCCGGCGATCCAGCCGAGGATCCCCCTCTTCTGGTTGCGCACCAACCTCTCCGGCCGCCTCTTCCTGCCCCTCTACAAGGACGTGCTGGTCCTCGCCTCCCGCCTGCAGCTCGATCTCCTCTTCGGCGATCCCCCCTTCTACGAGCTCGCGCGGGCCGGCAACCGCTGGGCGATCGGCTCCGCCTTCGGGCTGCGGGGCATCCCCGGCCAGCGCTACTACGGCCGCTACAAGGCCATCGCCAACCTCGAGCTGCGCACCCAGCTCTTCCGCTTCGAGGCCTGGAACAAGCGCTGGCGCATCGGCCTGGTCGCCTTCGGCGACGCCGGCCGGGTCTGGGCGGACGTCCGCTCCCGCCCCGAGATCGGCACCGGCGGGGACCCCCTCCACTACGGCGTGGGCGGCGGCCTGCGCCTGCAGCAGGGCGAGGTCTTCGTGGTGCGCGCGGACGTGGCCTGGTCCCCCCAGGCCAACCCGGTCGGCTTCTACTTCACCGCCGGCCACCTCTTCTGA
- a CDS encoding carboxymuconolactone decarboxylase family protein translates to MSGSDRGAGSLAEAPASHATRRGIWRLGVAMARRDPPAIDAALAALKTGHPAAAVEEAILQTLLFLGFPAALTTLGRWRRLTGTDASGLTDAEAPPRAEGEAVCEAVYGRAYPMLRRRMATLHPAANRWMVEDGYGKVMGRPGLDLATRELLNVVLLAATDFPEQLHSHLRGALLTGATPEEVEGALEEATAHLPDARREALAARWREVRARLGDEALSGDLSEF, encoded by the coding sequence GTGAGCGGATCCGACCGGGGCGCCGGCTCCCTGGCCGAGGCGCCTGCCTCCCACGCCACCCGCCGGGGAATCTGGCGGCTGGGCGTCGCCATGGCCCGGCGCGACCCGCCGGCCATCGACGCCGCCCTCGCGGCCCTGAAGACGGGCCACCCCGCAGCGGCGGTGGAGGAGGCCATCCTCCAGACCCTCCTCTTCCTCGGCTTCCCGGCCGCGCTGACCACCCTCGGCCGCTGGCGCCGCCTCACGGGCACCGACGCCTCCGGACTCACCGACGCCGAGGCCCCGCCCCGGGCCGAGGGCGAGGCGGTCTGCGAGGCGGTCTACGGGCGCGCCTATCCGATGCTCCGGCGGCGGATGGCGACCCTCCACCCGGCGGCGAACCGCTGGATGGTGGAGGACGGCTACGGGAAGGTGATGGGGAGGCCCGGCCTCGATCTCGCCACCCGCGAGCTGCTCAACGTGGTGCTCCTCGCCGCCACCGACTTCCCCGAGCAGCTCCACTCCCACCTGCGCGGCGCCCTCCTCACCGGCGCCACGCCCGAGGAGGTGGAGGGTGCCCTCGAGGAGGCCACCGCCCACCTCCCGGACGCACGCCGCGAGGCGCTGGCCGCCCGCTGGCGAGAGGTTCGGGCGCGCCTCGGGGACGAGGCTCTCTCCGGAGATCTCTCGGAATTCTGA
- a CDS encoding lytic murein transglycosylase, with protein MHFARLLLGTGLMLLLCSPLALWAEEKTGTATGTGTESEPKKAEAEAEAEAEAEAKVEKKEKEKPAFTFSEEDLKRFELWLGELRAEALEKGISEKTIAAALKEIRPIDRIIALDRRQPEGTMSWETYKSRVVTPARIAEGKRLLAENEELLEAVAKQRGVQPRFIVALWGIETGFGSNTGGFSVITALATLAFEGRRGSFFRKELFNALKILDEGHITPAQMKGSWAGAMGQCQFMPSSFLTWAVDQDGDGRKDIWNTRADVFGSTANYLHQNRWDANRTWGRRVKLPEGLDPALIGKTIKKPLSEWQALGVRKPNGKDLPAVELTGSLVQPGGATGPTYLVYGNYHSLLHWNRSLYFATAVGLLADGIGRP; from the coding sequence ATGCACTTCGCGCGACTGCTGCTGGGAACCGGTCTGATGCTCCTTCTGTGCTCGCCTCTCGCTCTTTGGGCGGAGGAGAAGACGGGGACGGCTACGGGGACGGGGACGGAGAGCGAGCCGAAGAAGGCGGAGGCTGAGGCGGAAGCTGAGGCTGAGGCCGAGGCGAAGGTCGAGAAGAAGGAGAAGGAGAAGCCGGCCTTCACCTTCTCGGAGGAGGATCTGAAGCGCTTCGAGCTCTGGCTCGGGGAGCTGCGCGCGGAGGCGCTCGAGAAGGGAATCTCCGAGAAGACGATCGCCGCGGCCCTGAAGGAGATCCGGCCCATCGACCGGATCATCGCCCTCGACCGGCGCCAGCCCGAGGGGACGATGAGCTGGGAGACCTACAAGAGCCGGGTCGTCACCCCGGCCCGGATCGCTGAAGGGAAGAGGCTGCTGGCCGAGAACGAGGAGCTGCTTGAGGCGGTGGCGAAGCAGCGCGGCGTCCAGCCCCGCTTCATCGTCGCCCTCTGGGGCATCGAGACCGGCTTCGGCTCGAACACCGGCGGCTTCTCGGTGATCACGGCCCTGGCCACCCTCGCCTTCGAGGGGCGGCGGGGCAGCTTCTTTCGCAAGGAGCTCTTCAACGCCCTGAAGATCCTCGACGAGGGTCACATCACCCCCGCGCAGATGAAGGGCTCCTGGGCCGGGGCGATGGGGCAGTGTCAGTTCATGCCCTCCAGCTTCCTCACCTGGGCCGTCGATCAGGACGGGGACGGGCGGAAGGACATCTGGAACACCCGGGCCGACGTCTTCGGCTCCACCGCGAACTATCTCCACCAGAACCGCTGGGACGCGAACCGGACCTGGGGACGGCGGGTGAAGCTCCCCGAGGGCCTCGACCCGGCCCTGATCGGCAAGACGATCAAGAAGCCCCTCTCGGAGTGGCAGGCGCTGGGCGTACGCAAGCCCAACGGCAAGGACCTGCCGGCGGTGGAGCTCACCGGCTCCCTGGTGCAGCCGGGCGGCGCGACGGGCCCCACCTACCTCGTCTACGGCAACTACCACTCCCTGCTGCACTGGAACCGCTCGCTCTACTTTGCCACGGCGGTGGGCCTCCTCGCCGACGGGATCGGGCGGCCGTGA
- a CDS encoding EAL domain-containing protein, which produces MPDLPSDQPVTAGGRPLTIHDVVEKRLMRLVFQPLYDIQERRVFAYEALVRGTTQTFPGPAEILKGAVEADLIGDLGRILREMAIEGCPDTPLFLNIHPGELNHGLLVRPDDPIYFHDQPIFIEITESVPLTHFRWCNEVLTEMRSRDIMLAVDDLGSGYSNLKYIADLQPEVVKLDMALIRDLDTTPRKMILVKAIVRLCVDLGARVVAEGIETLGEYQAVVDTGAHLAQGYFLARPAFPPPEVDEATLGIPKA; this is translated from the coding sequence ATGCCGGATCTCCCTTCCGACCAGCCAGTGACCGCCGGGGGACGACCCCTGACGATCCACGACGTCGTGGAGAAGCGGCTGATGCGGCTGGTCTTCCAGCCCCTCTACGACATCCAGGAGAGGCGGGTCTTCGCCTACGAGGCCCTGGTACGGGGAACCACCCAGACCTTCCCGGGCCCGGCCGAGATCCTCAAGGGCGCGGTGGAGGCGGATCTGATCGGCGACCTGGGGAGGATCCTGCGGGAGATGGCCATCGAGGGCTGCCCCGACACGCCCCTCTTCCTCAACATCCACCCCGGTGAGCTGAACCACGGGCTGCTCGTCCGGCCGGACGATCCGATCTACTTCCACGATCAACCCATCTTCATCGAGATCACCGAGTCGGTGCCGCTGACCCACTTCCGCTGGTGCAACGAGGTGCTCACCGAGATGCGCAGCCGCGACATCATGCTCGCGGTGGACGACCTCGGCTCGGGCTACTCGAACCTCAAGTACATCGCCGACCTCCAGCCCGAGGTCGTCAAGCTGGACATGGCCCTGATCCGGGACCTCGACACCACGCCGCGCAAGATGATCCTGGTGAAGGCGATCGTCCGGCTCTGCGTCGATCTGGGCGCCCGGGTGGTGGCCGAGGGGATCGAGACCCTCGGCGAATACCAGGCGGTGGTGGACACCGGCGCCCACCTGGCCCAGGGCTACTTCCTCGCGCGCCCCGCCTTCCCTCCCCCCGAGGTCGACGAGGCCACCCTCGGAATCCCGAAAGCGTAG
- a CDS encoding redoxin family protein, whose translation MRDRFLVAVLAATSIGAACASAPKTPPAPEASSEAAPPGADEAPPTDAEELAAGGGHPGGSPEVRRIDPARALEAALRHPDPHARAASLETLHEVFGGHPQLSEIIASVLVQTYAELLEIEKMREWSRKVQVRDDTSYADVLNAMAYAYAELGEHLAEGLIRVEQGLAILDRLTSRLEAHGEQPAPGGPLEARRAAFLDTRGWLHFKMEKVALALEDLIRADELMDDPEIHWHRCVVLEKLERRGEAAAACADALVHDERFADEARARLSALTEDPEGALTAARARSAKRRSETILRRSIDRPTPRLELLDQEGNALPLGGEERPGAIQVFWLWATWCKPCLDELPLLEAVAGREENREVRFLAVNVDQDPELVHRFLQRRALSFPVAYGDAHETLRALNVGGLPALFVRDAAGRIRFVHLGADPAIGEILQAEIDALQSTP comes from the coding sequence ATGCGTGATCGCTTCCTCGTCGCGGTGCTGGCCGCGACCTCGATCGGGGCCGCCTGCGCCTCGGCCCCCAAGACCCCCCCCGCCCCGGAGGCCTCGAGCGAGGCGGCTCCTCCCGGAGCGGACGAGGCCCCTCCGACGGACGCCGAGGAGCTCGCGGCCGGCGGCGGCCACCCGGGCGGGAGCCCCGAGGTCCGGCGGATCGATCCGGCCCGCGCCCTCGAGGCCGCCCTGCGCCACCCCGACCCGCACGCCCGGGCCGCCAGCCTGGAGACCCTCCACGAGGTCTTCGGAGGGCACCCGCAGCTCTCGGAGATCATCGCCTCGGTGCTGGTGCAGACCTACGCCGAGCTCCTCGAGATCGAGAAGATGCGGGAGTGGTCCCGCAAGGTGCAGGTGCGCGACGACACCTCCTACGCCGACGTGCTCAACGCCATGGCCTACGCCTACGCCGAGCTCGGCGAGCACCTGGCGGAGGGGCTGATCCGCGTCGAGCAGGGCCTCGCCATCCTCGATCGCCTCACCTCCCGCCTGGAGGCGCACGGCGAGCAGCCGGCGCCCGGCGGACCCCTCGAGGCGCGGCGGGCCGCCTTCCTCGACACGCGGGGCTGGCTGCACTTCAAGATGGAGAAGGTGGCGCTGGCCCTGGAGGACCTGATCCGGGCCGACGAGCTGATGGACGACCCCGAGATCCACTGGCATCGCTGCGTGGTGCTCGAGAAGCTCGAGCGGCGCGGGGAGGCCGCGGCCGCCTGCGCCGACGCGCTGGTCCACGACGAGCGCTTCGCCGACGAGGCCCGCGCCCGCCTCTCGGCGCTGACGGAAGATCCCGAGGGCGCGCTGACGGCCGCGCGCGCCCGCAGCGCGAAGCGGCGCAGCGAGACGATCCTGCGGCGCTCGATCGATCGCCCCACGCCTCGCCTCGAGCTCCTCGACCAGGAGGGGAACGCGCTGCCCCTGGGCGGCGAGGAGCGCCCGGGCGCCATCCAGGTCTTCTGGCTCTGGGCGACCTGGTGCAAGCCCTGCCTGGACGAGCTCCCCCTCCTCGAGGCGGTGGCCGGCCGGGAGGAGAACCGGGAGGTGCGCTTCCTGGCGGTGAACGTCGATCAGGATCCCGAGCTGGTCCACCGCTTCCTCCAGCGGCGCGCGCTCTCCTTCCCGGTGGCCTACGGGGACGCCCACGAGACCCTGCGGGCCCTGAACGTCGGCGGCCTGCCCGCCCTCTTCGTCCGCGACGCGGCCGGGCGGATCCGCTTCGTGCACCTCGGGGCCGATCCGGCCATCGGCGAGATCCTGCAGGCCGAGATCGATGCCCTGCAGAGCACGCCCTAG